A region of Salmo salar chromosome ssa17, Ssal_v3.1, whole genome shotgun sequence DNA encodes the following proteins:
- the dera gene encoding deoxyribose-phosphate aldolase isoform X1 produces the protein MSARNPGMPLDLQWVSKVRVNTQAVLKRAQQIQGHNKNKKQWQAAWLLRAVTCIDLTTLAGDDTPGNVHRLCMKATQPVRSDLLKSMDMQDKGVTTAAVCVYPSRVADAVKALKAANSSLPVASVATGFPAGQTSLKTRLEEVRMAVEDGAMEIDIVINRTLALTGQWEAMYDEVCQFREACGEAHMKSILAIGELGTYTNVYKASLVAMMAGSDFIKTSTGKESVNATYPVAIVMVRAIRDYFLKTGHKVGFKPAGGIRTAKESLVWLTLMKEELGDEWLSPHLFRLGASSLLADIERQIYHYVTGRYAAYHQMPMA, from the exons ATGTCTGCAAGAAACCCGGGCATGCCCCTTG acctgCAGTGGGTGTCCAAGGTGCGGGTGAACACCCAGGCAGTGCTGAAGAGAGCTCAGCAGATCCAAGGACACAACAAGAACAAGAAACAGTGGCAG GCGGCGTGGCTGCTGCGGGCGGTGACCTGTATTGACCTGACGACCCTAGCTGGTGACGACACTCCCGGCAACGTCCACCGGCTGTGTATGAAGGCTACCCAGCCTGTACGCAGCGACCTGCTGAAGAGCATGGACATGCAGGACAAAG GTGTGACCACTGCAGCAGTGTGCGTGTACCCGTCTCGTGTGGCTGATGCTGTGAAGGCACTGAAAGCAGCCAACTCCAGCCTACCTGTCGCCtcag TGGCGACAGGTTTCCCTGCAGGCCAGACCTCACTGAAGACCAGGCTGGAGGAGGTCCGTATGGCTGTAGAGGATGGAGCTATGGAGATCGATATAGTCATTAACAGGACTCTGGCCCTCACTGGACAGTGGGAAG CCATGTATGATGAGGTGTGTCAGTTCAGAGAGGCCTGTGGGGAGGCTCACATGAAGTCCATCCTGGCTATAGGAGAGCTGGGGACCTACACCAATGTCTACAAGGCTAGTCTGGTGGCTATGATGGCTG GGTCGGACTTCATCAAGACGTCAACAGGGAAGGAGTCTGTCAACGCTACCTACCCTGTCGCCATAGTGATGGTCAGAGCCATCCGGGACTACTTCCTGAAGACTGGacataag GTTGGTTTTAAGCCTGCTGGTGGGATCCGTACAGCCAAGGAGTCGTTGGTGTGGCTGACTCTGATGAAGGAAGAGCTGGGAGACGAGTGGCTGAGCCCTCACCTCTTTAGACTGGGGGCTAGTAGTCTACTGGCTGACatagagagacag ATCTACCATTACGTGACTGGTCGCTACGCAGCCTATCACCAGATGCCCATGGCCTGA